A genome region from Triticum aestivum cultivar Chinese Spring chromosome 2B, IWGSC CS RefSeq v2.1, whole genome shotgun sequence includes the following:
- the LOC123046437 gene encoding lecithin-cholesterol acyltransferase-like 4 encodes MSVLEDLIRAIELWLRIAKEQVPLVDPSLDPVLLVPGIGGSILEAVDEAGNKERVWVRILAADHECREKLWAQFDASTGKTVSVDEKICITVPEDRYGLYAIDTLDPDMIIGDDSVYYYHDMIVQMIKWGYQEGKTLFGFGYDFRQSNRLSETLDKFSKKLESVYTASGGKKINLITHSMGGLLVKCFMSLHGDVFEKYVKSWIAIAAPFQGAPGYINSGLLNGMSFVEGWQSKFFISKWTMQQLLIECPSIYELLASSTYHWEDTPLLQIWRESLDDNGKKSAILESYEPDEAIKMIQKALSKHEIISDGNHIPLPLNEDILIWAKETQDILSQPKLPKSVKFYNIYGIDYDTAHTVCYGSKRHPISNLSHLLYTQGKYICVDGDGSVPAESAKADGLDAVARIGVAADHRGIVCDHRVFRIVQHWLHAGEPDPFYDPLNDYVVIPTIFEVEKHHEKRGDVTSVREDWEIISHTDGDEAKRPAELPAMVGALSASREGKDGLLDEAQATVVVHPESGGRQHVEVRAVGVSHGG; translated from the exons ATGTCGGTGCTGGAGGATTTGATCCGGGCGATCGAGCTGTGGCTGCGGATCGCCAAGGAGCAGGTGCCGCTGGTCGACCCCAGCCTCGACCCGGTGCTGCTCGTGCCCGGCATCGGCGGCTCCATCCTCGAGGCCGTGGACGAGGCGGGGAACAAGGAGAGGGTCTGGGTGCGCATCCTCGCCGCCGACCACGAGTGCCGCGAGAAGCTCTGGGCGCAGTTCGATGCCTCCACCG GCAAAACCGTTTCTGTGGATGAGAAAATATGCATCACTGTCCCTGAGGATAGGTATGGATTGTACGCCATCGACACATTGGACCCAGACATG ATTATTGGTGATGACAGTGTTTACTACTATCATGACATGATAGTGCAAATGATTAAATGGGGATATCAAGAAGGCAAAACTCTGTTCGGATTTGGTTATGATTTCCGCCAAAGTAACAG GCTTTCAGAAACACTTGACAAATTTTCTAAAAAGCTAGAGTCAGTATATACAGCTTCAGGAGGGAAAAAGATCAATCTAATAACACATTCAATGGGGGGATTGCTTGTTAAATGCTTCATGTCTCTTCATGGTGAT GTCTTTGAAAAATATGTGAAGAGTTGGATTGCAATCGCTGCACCATTTCAAG GTGCGCCTGGGTACATAAATAGTGGTCTGCTGAATGGAATGTCTTTTGTGGAAGGATGGCAATCAAAATTCTTCATTTCCAAATGGACTATGCAGCAATTG TTGATTGAATGTCCATCAATATACGAGTTGTTGGCTAGCTCAACCTACCACTGGGAAGATACACCATTGCTACAGATCTGGAGAGAGAGCTTAGATGACAATGGCAAGAAAAGTGCCATACTGGAGTCATATGAACCAGATGAAGCAATAAAGATGATTCAAAAAGCTCTTTCCAAGCATGAG ATTATCTCTGATGGAAATCACATTCCTCTGCCCCTTAATGAGGATATATTAATATGGGCAAAGGAAACTCAAGATATCTTATCCCAGCCAAAGCTTCCAAAATCAGTGAAGTTCTACAATATTTATGGGATTGATTATGACACTGCTCATACTGTTTG CTACGGGAGCAAACGCCACCCTATTTCAAATCTTAGTCACCTCTTATATACCCAG GGTAAATACATCTGTGTTGATGGTGATGGATCCGTTCCTGCAGAATCAGCAAAG GCGGACGGCCTTGATGCAGTGGCGAGAATTGGGGTTGCTGCTGACCACCGAGGCATCGTCTGCGACCACCGCGTGTTCCGCATAGTCCAGCATTGGCTGCACGCGGGTGAACCTGACCCGTTCTATGACCCACTCAACGACTATGTCGTCATCCCAACCATCTTCGAGGTTGAGAAGCACCACGAGAAACGCGGGGACGTCACCTCGGTCAGGGAGGACTGGGAGATCATCTCCCACACCGACGGCGACGAGGCCAAAAGGCCGGCGGAGCTCCCCGCTATGGTCGGCGCGTTGTCTGCGTCTCGCGAGGGCAAGGATGGCCTGCTGGACGAGGCGCAGGCCACCGTGGTGGTCCACCCGGAGAGCGGAGGCCGGCAGCATGTGGAAGTCAGGGCTGTCGGAGTCAGCCACGGTGGCTAG
- the LOC123041853 gene encoding cysteine-rich and transmembrane domain-containing protein WIH2-like has translation MSYPPPGTAYPPPGQQQPYPPPGNGYGYPPPGQEQQQQAYPPPAYGAPPPVAADYYQPKDGGAYPQQQQQAYGAPPPVAANYYPPPQQQQAPPPPPEAQSRGSDGFWKGCCAAICCCCLLDMCL, from the exons atGAGCTACCCGCCGCCGGGCACCGCGTACCCTCCGCCGGGCCAGCAGCAGCCGTACCCGCCGCCGGGCAACGGTTACGGCTACCCTCCTCCGGgccaggagcagcagcagcaggcctaCCCTCCGCCGGCGTACGGCGCGCCGCCGCCTGTCGCCGCCGACTACTACCAGCCCAAGGACGGCGGCGCGtacccgcagcagcagcagcaggcgtacggcgcgccgccgcccgtcgccgccaacTACTacccgccgccgcagcagcagcaggccccgccgccgccgccggaggcgcAGAGCCGCGGCAGTGACGGCTTCTGGAAAGGATG CTGCGCCGcaatctgctgctgctgcctgctCGACATGTGCCTCTGA